One region of Micromonospora ureilytica genomic DNA includes:
- a CDS encoding aldehyde dehydrogenase family protein: MDLAAPPSQLPDSLRLRRHLHVGGKWTSPADVDLIDVENPSTGELAGQVPAGTPADVNRAVAAARAAFPGWSAATPAERSAHLDRLHTALSARADDVARTIAVELGAPLKLATRVQVGLPLTVLRDHVALAARAPVEESIGNSLVVREPIGVVGAITPWNYPLHQVLAKLAPALAAGCTVVLKPSELTPLTAYLLFDAVTEAGLPPGVLNLVPGTGPVVGEALAGHPDVDLVSFTGSTATGARIMRLAADRIARVALELGGKSANVILPDADLATAVKVGVGNALLNSGQTCTAWTRMLVHRDRYDEALNLIATAVAGYRLGDPFDRATRLGPLVSAAQAERVRGHIDRALTDGARLVAGGPDAPVPARGHFVAPTVFADVHPDSALAQEEVFGPVLAVIPFADTDEAVAIANNSKYGLAGAVWSADTDAALAVARRLRTGAVDINGAPFNPLAPFGGYKQSGLGRELGVHGLAEFCELKAIQR; this comes from the coding sequence ATGGACCTCGCCGCCCCGCCGTCGCAGTTGCCCGACTCCCTGCGCCTCCGGCGCCACCTGCACGTCGGTGGGAAGTGGACGTCCCCCGCCGACGTGGATCTGATCGACGTGGAGAACCCGAGCACCGGGGAACTGGCCGGGCAGGTGCCCGCCGGCACCCCGGCCGACGTGAATCGGGCCGTGGCCGCGGCCCGCGCCGCGTTTCCCGGCTGGTCGGCCGCCACTCCCGCCGAACGCTCCGCCCACCTCGACCGGCTGCACACGGCGCTCAGCGCCCGCGCCGACGACGTCGCCCGCACCATCGCCGTGGAGCTGGGCGCGCCGCTCAAGCTCGCCACCCGGGTGCAGGTAGGGCTGCCGTTGACAGTGCTGCGCGACCACGTCGCGCTCGCCGCCCGCGCACCGGTCGAGGAGAGCATCGGCAACTCCCTGGTCGTCCGCGAGCCGATCGGCGTGGTCGGCGCGATCACCCCGTGGAACTACCCGCTGCACCAGGTGCTGGCGAAGCTCGCGCCCGCCCTGGCCGCCGGCTGCACGGTGGTGCTCAAGCCCAGCGAGCTGACCCCGTTGACCGCGTACCTGCTCTTCGACGCGGTCACCGAAGCCGGGCTGCCGCCGGGGGTGCTCAACCTGGTCCCCGGCACCGGGCCGGTGGTCGGCGAGGCTCTCGCCGGCCACCCCGACGTCGACCTGGTCTCGTTCACCGGCTCCACCGCCACCGGGGCGCGGATCATGCGGCTCGCCGCCGACCGGATCGCCCGGGTCGCGCTGGAGCTGGGCGGCAAGTCCGCGAACGTGATCCTCCCCGACGCCGACCTGGCCACCGCCGTCAAGGTGGGCGTCGGCAACGCCCTGCTCAACTCCGGGCAGACCTGCACCGCGTGGACGCGGATGCTTGTGCACCGCGACCGGTACGACGAAGCCCTCAACCTCATCGCCACGGCCGTGGCCGGCTACCGCCTCGGCGACCCCTTCGACAGGGCGACCCGGCTCGGCCCGCTGGTCTCCGCCGCTCAGGCCGAGCGGGTACGCGGCCACATCGACCGCGCCCTGACCGACGGTGCCCGGCTGGTCGCCGGTGGGCCCGACGCCCCGGTGCCGGCCCGGGGGCACTTCGTCGCACCTACCGTCTTCGCCGATGTGCACCCCGACAGCGCGCTCGCCCAGGAGGAGGTCTTCGGTCCGGTGCTCGCCGTCATCCCGTTCGCCGACACCGACGAGGCGGTCGCCATCGCCAACAACTCGAAGTACGGGCTGGCCGGCGCGGTCTGGTCCGCCGACACCGACGCGGCACTCGCGGTGGCCCGGCGGTTGCGCACCGGCGCTGTCGACATCAACGGTGCCCCGTTCAACCCGCTCGCCCCGTTCGGCGGCTACAAGCAGTCCGGCCTGGGCCGGGAGTTGGGCGTGCACGGGTTGGCCGAGTTCTGCGAACTGAAGGCGATCCAGCGATGA
- a CDS encoding TetR/AcrR family transcriptional regulator C-terminal domain-containing protein, with the protein MPRPRRPLLTRDRIVETALALIDADGLGALSTRRLAAALGVQGPSLYNHFATKDEILDAVADTVTGAVDTGGFASRDWVTALRDWAWSYRRALTAHPNIVPYLAQGPGRRPAALAMADAVYGGLVRAGWPPARATHIGAALRYFVAGSALGSFARGFVEDPELYAAHYPHLRQAHRLAEHQQSVDEGAFALGLDALLHGLAAEYARTVDDTVESARPNG; encoded by the coding sequence ATGCCCCGACCTCGACGACCTCTGCTCACCCGCGACCGGATCGTCGAGACGGCACTCGCGCTGATCGACGCCGACGGGCTCGGTGCGCTCTCCACCCGCCGACTCGCCGCCGCGCTCGGCGTGCAGGGTCCCTCGCTCTACAACCACTTCGCCACCAAGGACGAGATCCTCGACGCGGTGGCCGACACGGTCACCGGTGCCGTCGACACCGGCGGCTTCGCCAGCCGGGACTGGGTCACCGCGCTGCGGGACTGGGCATGGTCGTACCGGCGGGCGCTCACCGCGCACCCGAACATCGTGCCGTACCTGGCGCAGGGGCCGGGTCGTCGACCGGCCGCCCTCGCCATGGCCGACGCGGTCTACGGCGGCCTGGTCCGGGCCGGCTGGCCGCCGGCCCGCGCCACCCACATCGGCGCGGCGCTGCGTTACTTCGTGGCCGGGTCGGCGCTCGGCTCGTTCGCCCGCGGGTTCGTCGAGGACCCGGAGCTGTACGCGGCGCACTACCCCCACCTGCGCCAGGCGCACCGGCTCGCCGAGCACCAGCAGAGCGTGGACGAGGGCGCCTTCGCGCTCGGCCTGGACGCCCTGCTGCACGGTCTGGCCGCCGAGTACGCCCGCACCGTCGACGACACGGTGGAGTCCGCCCGGCCCAACGGGTAG
- a CDS encoding acyl-CoA dehydrogenase family protein, with product MDFALSDEERAVRDTVRAFITREVMPLEAEVLRRERAHQPGLDHSEVRELQLKARKFGFWGLATPEEYGGMNLPAVLQSLIWTELGRTFVPFRFGGEADNILFHATEEQKREFLVPTIEGERRSCFAITEPGAGSDAANIRLSARRDGDDWILDGEKTFITGGHDADFAIVVAVTDREKGARNGGATAFLVDRSMGWRSEFIQTMGEGGPASLIFDGVRVPHRNILGEIGQGFTLGMEWIGKGRYTIPSHAIGIAERVLQMAIEYANTRETFGAKIGTNQAIQWMIADSETELEAARWLVLRSAWTVDAGLDPRHASSMGKLYGAGMVNRVVDRVLQIHGGMGYTRELPIERWYRQVRLYRIFEGTDEMQRLIISRDLLRGYTKIGGHLA from the coding sequence GTGGACTTCGCACTGTCCGACGAGGAACGAGCCGTCCGAGACACCGTGCGCGCGTTCATAACCCGCGAGGTGATGCCCCTGGAAGCGGAGGTGCTCCGCCGGGAACGGGCGCACCAGCCGGGCCTCGACCACTCCGAGGTGCGCGAACTGCAACTCAAGGCGCGCAAGTTCGGCTTCTGGGGCCTGGCCACCCCGGAAGAGTACGGCGGGATGAACCTGCCAGCCGTACTCCAGTCGTTGATCTGGACCGAACTGGGCCGCACGTTCGTCCCCTTCCGCTTCGGTGGCGAGGCGGACAACATCCTGTTCCACGCCACCGAGGAGCAGAAGCGGGAGTTCCTCGTCCCGACCATCGAGGGCGAGCGACGCTCCTGCTTCGCGATCACCGAACCGGGCGCCGGATCGGACGCGGCCAACATCCGGCTGTCCGCCCGCCGGGACGGCGACGACTGGATCCTCGACGGTGAGAAGACCTTCATCACCGGCGGTCACGACGCCGACTTCGCCATCGTGGTCGCGGTGACCGACCGGGAGAAGGGCGCCCGCAACGGCGGCGCCACCGCGTTCCTGGTGGACCGGTCGATGGGCTGGCGTTCGGAGTTCATCCAGACGATGGGCGAGGGCGGGCCCGCCTCGCTCATCTTCGACGGCGTACGCGTGCCGCACCGCAACATCCTCGGTGAGATCGGGCAGGGCTTCACGCTCGGCATGGAGTGGATCGGCAAGGGCCGCTACACCATCCCGTCGCACGCCATCGGCATCGCCGAGCGGGTGTTGCAGATGGCCATCGAGTACGCCAACACCCGGGAGACCTTCGGCGCGAAGATCGGCACCAACCAGGCCATCCAGTGGATGATCGCCGACTCGGAGACGGAGCTGGAGGCGGCCCGGTGGCTGGTGCTGCGCTCCGCGTGGACTGTCGACGCGGGCCTGGACCCCCGGCACGCCTCGTCGATGGGCAAGCTCTACGGCGCCGGCATGGTCAACCGCGTGGTCGACCGGGTGCTCCAGATCCACGGCGGCATGGGCTACACCCGAGAGCTGCCGATCGAACGCTGGTACCGGCAGGTCCGGCTCTACCGGATCTTCGAGGGCACCGACGAGATGCAGCGGCTGATCATCTCGCGGGACCTGCTGCGCGGCTACACGAAGATCGGCGGCCACCTGGCCTGA
- a CDS encoding aminotransferase class V-fold PLP-dependent enzyme gives MEIEQAQKLWQPEPGWLNTASYGLPPEPAWTALQEALGAWRVGRTSWEGWGESTHRARAALAGLIGVPVGDVAVGAAVSQLLAPVAAALPAGATVVVPEVEFTSNLFPWLVQEERGVTVRTVPLESLVDAIDADTDLVAFSLVQSADGAVAAYDEIVAAARAHDALVVVDATQACGWLPFDGSQADAVAVGGYKWLMNPRGTGYAYLAPALRERLRPDAAGWYAGGDPHASYYGPPLRLADDARRFDISPAWFSWVGAAPALEVVAEIGVPAIGAHNVALANRFLTGLGRPPGESAIVSVDVPDAEQRLAAAGIRAAVRAGRVRASFHIYSTEADVDAALTALTG, from the coding sequence ATGGAGATCGAGCAGGCGCAGAAGCTGTGGCAGCCGGAGCCGGGCTGGTTGAACACGGCCAGCTACGGGTTGCCGCCGGAGCCGGCGTGGACGGCACTACAGGAGGCCCTGGGCGCGTGGCGGGTCGGCCGTACGTCGTGGGAGGGCTGGGGCGAGTCGACGCATCGGGCTCGTGCCGCCCTCGCCGGCCTGATCGGGGTGCCGGTCGGTGACGTGGCGGTCGGCGCGGCCGTCTCCCAGCTCCTCGCGCCGGTCGCGGCGGCGCTGCCGGCCGGTGCCACGGTGGTGGTCCCCGAGGTCGAGTTCACCTCGAATCTTTTCCCCTGGCTGGTCCAGGAGGAGCGGGGCGTCACGGTCCGCACGGTGCCGCTGGAGTCGCTGGTCGACGCCATCGACGCCGACACCGACCTGGTCGCGTTCAGCCTGGTGCAGTCGGCCGACGGGGCGGTCGCGGCGTACGACGAGATCGTGGCCGCGGCCCGTGCGCACGACGCGCTGGTGGTGGTCGACGCGACCCAGGCGTGCGGCTGGCTGCCGTTCGACGGCAGCCAGGCCGACGCGGTGGCGGTGGGCGGCTACAAGTGGCTGATGAATCCGCGTGGGACCGGGTACGCCTATCTGGCCCCCGCGTTGCGCGAGCGGCTGCGCCCCGACGCGGCCGGCTGGTACGCGGGCGGCGACCCGCACGCCTCGTACTACGGCCCGCCACTGCGGTTGGCCGACGACGCCCGCCGGTTCGACATCTCACCGGCCTGGTTCAGCTGGGTTGGCGCGGCGCCCGCCCTGGAGGTGGTCGCCGAGATCGGCGTGCCGGCGATCGGGGCGCACAACGTGGCGCTGGCCAACCGGTTCCTGACCGGGCTGGGCCGGCCACCGGGGGAGAGCGCCATCGTCAGCGTGGACGTGCCCGACGCGGAGCAGCGCCTCGCGGCGGCCGGCATCCGGGCGGCGGTGCGCGCCGGACGGGTCCGAGCCTCGTTCCACATCTACTCCACCGAGGCCGACGTGGACGCCGCGCTGACCGCGTTGACCGGATAG
- a CDS encoding FUSC family protein, whose protein sequence is MLGTSLLGRLRRRDPGDAILRRAARLTLVASVVFYGCRYGVGSSTLATYGLFGTIAAGSFAQLPGPAPQRARILLLSLPAVWALIAVGSLLAWSTWAAAGGMLVVGFVVAFAGVGNPRLVGLASAFQLFYILASFPPYQPGALPERLGGVTLAVVLLAAAEVFLWPDPVPVSYRQRLAAAADGVASFLDAAAERLTDPPVAAGDRDARRERAYDAVAAIELSRSPPAWAPTAAGAQDRALRICAAALREVLAEADRLAADAPPEPIPDLAAGRLLRSCADTTRAAGRSLLPGATAADPADLDVAVGRAEAAYPVGTGNVRDRPDVPRLCRDATALALADQVRVFAVGCRVATGARLDGGDASSGLFEYARHSPWTLYWWQFRSHLAPRSAHLHSSLRLAVALAIARVAAGVLQLTHGFWVLLATLTVLRTSAADTRTALRPAVLGTIVGAVVSGGVMLVVDEPIVYAIVLPITLLLAFGVGRLLGPVWQQALFTVLLTVVFAQLSPEGWRLAEARLVDVLLGAVIGVLAGVAMWPRGAGHDLRHNGTRYLAASADAVEQTVQALLGAAPPPDRALSRLRRRMVLIDSSYCQYHSERHDPHRQQVNWDAVLSAGHHVVPGAESLLRRNPPGSLAGWPEAAALLRESAGRLRSAYDTLADEVAHGRTSDRAPVSTTCVDQLDRIRPLLGGADSQSVRHLVEVDRWLAGLADSLARIHPPAVGGPTIDGL, encoded by the coding sequence GTGCTCGGAACCAGCCTCCTTGGCCGGCTTCGCCGCCGTGACCCGGGTGACGCCATCCTGCGACGCGCGGCACGACTCACGCTCGTCGCGTCCGTCGTCTTCTACGGCTGCCGGTACGGCGTGGGCAGCTCGACGCTCGCCACGTACGGGTTGTTCGGCACCATCGCCGCCGGGTCGTTCGCGCAGTTGCCCGGTCCGGCGCCGCAGCGGGCGCGGATCCTTCTGCTGTCGCTGCCGGCGGTGTGGGCGCTGATCGCGGTGGGCTCGCTCCTGGCGTGGAGCACGTGGGCGGCCGCCGGCGGCATGCTGGTCGTCGGGTTCGTCGTGGCGTTCGCCGGAGTCGGCAACCCGCGCCTGGTGGGTTTGGCGAGCGCGTTCCAACTCTTCTACATCCTGGCGTCGTTCCCGCCGTACCAGCCGGGCGCCCTGCCGGAGCGACTCGGTGGGGTGACGCTCGCCGTCGTGCTGCTCGCCGCGGCCGAGGTGTTCCTCTGGCCCGACCCGGTGCCGGTCTCCTACCGGCAGCGCCTCGCCGCGGCGGCGGACGGCGTCGCCTCCTTCCTCGACGCCGCCGCCGAGCGGTTGACCGACCCGCCCGTCGCCGCGGGTGATCGGGACGCGCGGCGCGAGCGGGCGTACGACGCGGTGGCGGCGATCGAGCTGAGCCGCAGCCCTCCGGCGTGGGCGCCCACCGCGGCGGGCGCTCAGGACCGGGCGTTGCGGATCTGCGCGGCCGCGTTGCGGGAGGTGCTCGCCGAGGCCGACCGGCTGGCGGCGGACGCCCCGCCGGAGCCGATCCCGGACCTGGCGGCGGGGCGTCTGCTGCGCTCGTGCGCGGACACGACCCGCGCCGCCGGCCGGAGCCTGTTGCCGGGTGCGACGGCGGCGGACCCCGCCGACCTGGACGTGGCGGTCGGACGAGCCGAGGCGGCGTACCCCGTGGGAACGGGCAACGTCCGCGACAGGCCGGACGTACCCCGGTTGTGTCGGGACGCGACGGCGCTGGCCCTCGCGGACCAGGTGCGGGTCTTCGCCGTCGGTTGCCGGGTGGCCACCGGGGCGCGGCTCGACGGCGGCGACGCCTCCTCCGGGCTGTTCGAGTACGCCCGGCACAGCCCGTGGACGCTGTACTGGTGGCAGTTCCGCTCCCACCTGGCGCCGCGCTCGGCCCACCTGCACAGCTCGCTGCGGCTGGCCGTGGCGCTCGCCATCGCCCGGGTGGCCGCCGGAGTGTTGCAGCTGACCCACGGCTTCTGGGTGCTGCTGGCCACCCTCACGGTGTTGCGGACCTCGGCCGCCGACACCCGCACCGCGCTGCGGCCCGCCGTGCTGGGCACGATCGTCGGTGCGGTCGTCAGCGGCGGGGTGATGCTGGTCGTCGACGAGCCGATCGTGTACGCCATCGTTCTGCCGATCACCCTGCTGCTGGCCTTCGGCGTTGGCCGCCTGCTGGGTCCGGTGTGGCAGCAGGCGCTGTTCACAGTGCTGCTGACTGTCGTCTTCGCCCAGCTCAGCCCGGAAGGGTGGCGGCTCGCCGAGGCTCGCCTCGTCGACGTGCTGCTCGGCGCGGTGATCGGCGTGCTCGCCGGTGTGGCGATGTGGCCGCGCGGCGCGGGCCACGACCTGCGGCACAACGGCACCCGCTACCTGGCGGCCAGCGCGGACGCTGTCGAACAGACGGTCCAGGCGCTGCTCGGCGCTGCTCCGCCACCCGACCGCGCCCTGAGCAGGCTTCGTCGCCGGATGGTCCTGATCGACTCGTCCTACTGCCAGTACCACTCGGAGCGGCACGACCCGCACCGTCAGCAGGTGAACTGGGATGCCGTCCTGAGCGCCGGGCACCATGTCGTGCCCGGCGCGGAGTCGCTGCTGCGGCGCAACCCGCCCGGCAGCCTCGCCGGTTGGCCCGAGGCCGCGGCGCTGCTGCGGGAGTCGGCCGGGCGCCTGCGATCGGCGTACGACACCCTCGCCGACGAGGTCGCCCACGGCCGGACATCGGACCGGGCGCCGGTCTCGACCACCTGCGTCGACCAGCTGGACCGGATCCGTCCGCTCCTCGGCGGGGCCGACAGTCAGTCGGTCCGGCACCTGGTGGAGGTCGACAGGTGGCTCGCCGGCCTCGCCGACAGCCTCGCCCGGATCCACCCGCCCGCTGTCGGTGGGCCGACCATCGACGGACTGTGA
- a CDS encoding FAD-dependent oxidoreductase, protein MSASPSRLFAEIATAEPPAETRVVMRRAVVLGGSMAGLLAARVLSDHAEEVLIVERDPSDVDAGPRPGVPQGSQVHALLPAGQVQLERWFPGIADEALALGAPPPPNDPGTAKVFVNGMLGLPPAPTGTGPALITTRPFLEALVRRRTLAVDNIRMVYGRAEGLLFDERRVTGARYLPEGGAEPIVEAADLVVDAMGRSSRLSDWLAEHGWPRPPLHRMPIKLNYATALFKRDEKVSDAWVAVFHTMAGKGRTARIGGINSVEGDRWIMLVAGYDGDRPSRDVADFTARCREHYPQMFGDIAEHGEMLGGVVTYHQADSRRRDFHKLDRLPAGLVAAGDAVASFNPVYGQGMTSATLHASCLSKYLRSGPKPHDEPARAYFEQVRVVVDAAWQISTTADIELPHVDGPYPPGYKVTKWFGDLLFRASLTDPVLNARLGRVTTMLDHPAALSRPGTLFRALRLGLLGGSRR, encoded by the coding sequence ATGTCCGCCTCTCCGTCCCGGCTCTTCGCCGAGATAGCGACGGCCGAGCCACCCGCCGAGACCAGAGTGGTCATGCGACGTGCGGTGGTGCTCGGTGGCAGCATGGCCGGGTTGCTGGCGGCCCGGGTGTTGAGCGACCACGCCGAGGAGGTGCTGATCGTCGAACGGGATCCGTCCGATGTCGACGCCGGCCCACGGCCGGGTGTGCCCCAGGGCAGCCAGGTACACGCGCTGCTTCCCGCCGGTCAGGTCCAGTTGGAGCGGTGGTTTCCCGGCATCGCCGACGAGGCGCTCGCGCTCGGCGCCCCGCCGCCGCCAAACGACCCGGGCACGGCGAAGGTCTTCGTGAACGGCATGTTGGGTCTACCGCCCGCGCCGACCGGCACCGGGCCCGCGTTGATCACCACGCGTCCGTTCCTGGAGGCGCTGGTCCGGCGGCGCACCCTCGCCGTCGACAACATCCGCATGGTGTACGGCCGCGCGGAGGGCCTGCTCTTCGACGAGCGGCGGGTCACCGGCGCCCGGTACCTGCCCGAGGGCGGCGCCGAGCCCATCGTCGAAGCGGCGGACCTGGTGGTCGACGCGATGGGGCGGTCCAGCCGGTTGAGCGACTGGCTGGCCGAGCACGGGTGGCCGCGCCCACCGCTGCACCGCATGCCGATCAAACTGAACTACGCGACGGCGCTCTTCAAACGCGACGAGAAGGTCAGCGACGCCTGGGTGGCGGTCTTCCACACCATGGCGGGCAAGGGGCGTACCGCCCGGATCGGTGGGATCAACTCGGTCGAGGGGGACCGCTGGATCATGCTGGTGGCCGGCTACGACGGGGACCGGCCCAGCCGCGACGTCGCCGACTTCACCGCCCGCTGCCGGGAGCACTACCCGCAGATGTTCGGAGACATCGCCGAACACGGCGAGATGCTCGGCGGGGTGGTCACGTACCACCAGGCGGACAGCCGACGCCGCGACTTCCACAAGCTCGACCGCCTGCCCGCCGGGTTGGTCGCCGCCGGCGACGCGGTCGCGTCCTTCAACCCGGTGTACGGCCAGGGCATGACCTCCGCGACACTGCACGCCTCCTGCCTGTCGAAGTACCTGCGGTCCGGTCCGAAGCCGCACGACGAGCCCGCGCGCGCGTACTTCGAGCAGGTCCGCGTGGTGGTCGACGCCGCCTGGCAGATCTCCACCACCGCCGACATCGAGCTGCCGCACGTGGACGGGCCGTACCCGCCCGGCTACAAGGTCACCAAGTGGTTCGGAGACCTGCTCTTCCGGGCGTCGCTGACCGATCCGGTGCTCAACGCCCGGCTGGGCCGGGTCACCACCATGCTCGACCACCCGGCCGCACTGAGCCGCCCCGGCACGTTGTTCCGGGCCCTCCGACTCGGCCTGCTCGGCGGCTCGCGGCGGTGA
- a CDS encoding serine/threonine protein kinase, with translation MPEASRQLIADRYRLVRPLGQGGMGRVWQARDEMLQRDVAIKELVAPPGLRDDERREMRERSMREARAVARLGHPNVVRVFDVLHAGGDPWIVMELVPSRSLQQVLEAEGSMPADRAARIGLGILGALRAAHRAGVLHRDVKPANVLLGDDGRVVLTDFGLATLPGDPRMTQTGMVLGSPAFLAPERATDGDVGPAADLWSLGATLYAAVEGRTPYHRSSPIATLAALATEPPPPAQRAGRLTPLLEGLLRREPDQRISAEEADRLLRQAAEPGPPAAPAAPASPAVPAAPRSEAGRKRRARLIGSIGAAALLVVLLVTAALLNGGLFRGAGDGGGAAPAVNPSPIAETPVSRVLPPAPAGWRYYRDDPRFLVPVPDGWQARRDGERAAFREPDGSRVLVVDELRSIPADLVAELREREGAQRAGYADYRQVRLDTLRYQLRAAEWEWTYTDEDGTPIHTLSRAFVGHNGHAYSIDWTTSAAEWSASAAVFALITDGFQGLPLAGVPPSRPAGPPPSASAGPPSPGAGSGTTTGPADPTRQPAAPPPSPTQGSTPAGKQISSFASDRCIDIPDGNAVAGARLQIWDCRRTAKQLWTFPADGTVRSMGKCLDVAGHSTEDGAAVQLANCSGAASQRFTLNKAYDLVNTRADRCVDVLDSNPDNGARLQIWQCTGNANQKWRAN, from the coding sequence GTGCCAGAAGCCTCTCGACAGTTGATTGCCGATCGCTATCGGCTGGTCCGTCCGCTCGGTCAGGGCGGGATGGGCCGCGTGTGGCAGGCCCGCGACGAGATGCTCCAGCGCGACGTCGCCATCAAGGAGTTGGTGGCACCGCCCGGTCTGCGTGACGACGAACGCCGGGAGATGCGCGAACGGTCCATGCGCGAGGCGCGGGCCGTCGCCCGCCTGGGCCACCCCAATGTGGTACGCGTCTTCGACGTGCTGCACGCGGGCGGCGATCCCTGGATCGTGATGGAACTCGTGCCGTCCCGGTCCCTGCAACAGGTGCTCGAAGCCGAGGGGTCGATGCCGGCGGACCGCGCGGCGCGGATCGGGCTCGGCATTCTGGGTGCGCTGCGCGCCGCACACCGGGCCGGCGTACTGCACCGGGACGTCAAGCCGGCCAACGTGCTGCTCGGCGACGACGGCAGGGTGGTGCTCACCGACTTTGGTCTGGCCACCCTCCCCGGCGACCCACGGATGACCCAGACCGGGATGGTGCTCGGCTCGCCGGCGTTCCTCGCGCCCGAGCGGGCCACCGACGGCGACGTGGGACCGGCGGCCGACCTGTGGTCGCTCGGCGCCACCCTCTACGCGGCGGTCGAGGGACGCACCCCCTACCACCGCTCGTCTCCGATCGCCACGCTGGCAGCCCTCGCCACCGAGCCGCCACCGCCGGCACAACGAGCAGGCCGGCTGACGCCGCTCCTGGAAGGACTGCTGCGCCGCGAGCCGGATCAGCGGATCAGCGCCGAGGAGGCGGATCGGCTCCTGCGTCAGGCCGCCGAGCCCGGTCCGCCCGCCGCGCCGGCTGCCCCCGCGTCGCCGGCTGTCCCCGCCGCGCCGAGGTCTGAGGCGGGTCGCAAGCGTCGGGCTCGGCTGATCGGGTCGATCGGGGCCGCCGCGCTGCTCGTCGTCCTGCTGGTCACCGCGGCCCTGCTGAACGGCGGGCTGTTCCGTGGCGCGGGTGACGGCGGAGGGGCGGCGCCCGCCGTGAACCCGTCGCCGATCGCCGAGACGCCGGTGTCCAGGGTGCTGCCACCGGCGCCGGCGGGTTGGCGCTACTACCGTGACGATCCCCGCTTCCTCGTACCGGTGCCGGACGGCTGGCAGGCGCGGCGCGACGGTGAGCGCGCCGCGTTCCGCGAGCCGGACGGCAGTCGCGTGCTCGTCGTCGACGAGCTTCGGTCCATCCCAGCGGACCTGGTCGCCGAGTTGCGCGAGCGAGAGGGTGCGCAACGCGCAGGGTACGCCGACTACCGGCAGGTACGCCTCGACACTTTGCGATACCAGCTGCGGGCCGCCGAATGGGAGTGGACGTACACCGACGAGGACGGCACGCCGATCCATACGCTGAGCCGTGCGTTCGTCGGCCACAACGGGCACGCGTACTCGATCGACTGGACCACCTCCGCCGCCGAATGGTCCGCGAGCGCGGCCGTCTTCGCGCTGATCACGGATGGTTTCCAAGGCCTGCCGCTCGCCGGCGTCCCGCCGTCCCGACCCGCCGGACCGCCACCGTCGGCGAGCGCGGGGCCGCCGTCGCCCGGGGCGGGCAGCGGCACGACGACCGGCCCGGCGGATCCGACGCGGCAGCCGGCTGCCCCGCCGCCGTCTCCGACGCAGGGCAGCACGCCCGCCGGCAAGCAGATCTCCAGCTTCGCCAGTGACCGCTGCATCGACATCCCGGACGGCAACGCCGTCGCCGGCGCGCGGCTGCAGATCTGGGACTGTCGGCGGACCGCGAAGCAGCTGTGGACCTTCCCGGCGGACGGCACGGTTCGTTCGATGGGCAAGTGTCTGGATGTCGCCGGCCACTCCACTGAGGACGGGGCAGCCGTCCAACTGGCCAACTGCTCCGGTGCGGCGTCGCAGAGGTTCACCCTCAACAAGGCGTACGACCTGGTGAACACCAGGGCGGACAGGTGCGTCGACGTGCTCGACTCGAACCCGGACAACGGTGCCCGGCTGCAGATCTGGCAGTGCACCGGCAACGCCAACCAGAAGTGGCGGGCCAACTGA
- a CDS encoding DUF4231 domain-containing protein encodes MLKAEDLPPFQRAVSYESQRGQRVYATLIGLRLSLLLVAAVAGVATWKLDDFAPGPALAAGAFAATSIVEVFLLTNRPNERWYVGRALSESIKSLTWRFTIAADPFPRSRSDSDSAEEFTLRLLGLTRDMSAAGLAAPAVTGQQITEGMRTLRAASLAERRAAYLTGRLEAQRAWYAERSLSNRARATRWSVSMLVLEIVGVTLAVSRAAGLTDLDLLGVAAAAVAAVAAWTQTRQHAAVATAYALASQELAAMGSLATRLGSEAELSRFVNDTETAISREHTMWRARRR; translated from the coding sequence ATGCTGAAGGCCGAGGATCTTCCCCCGTTTCAGCGCGCCGTGTCCTACGAGTCGCAGCGCGGCCAACGCGTGTACGCGACCCTGATCGGGCTGCGGCTGTCCCTGCTCCTGGTGGCCGCGGTCGCGGGGGTCGCCACGTGGAAGCTCGACGATTTCGCCCCGGGCCCGGCGCTCGCGGCGGGCGCGTTCGCCGCCACCTCGATCGTCGAGGTCTTCCTCCTCACCAATCGTCCCAATGAACGGTGGTACGTCGGCAGGGCCCTCTCCGAATCCATCAAGTCACTCACGTGGCGATTCACCATCGCGGCCGACCCTTTTCCCCGATCTCGGAGTGACTCGGACAGCGCCGAAGAATTCACCCTCCGACTGTTGGGCTTGACCCGGGACATGTCGGCCGCCGGTTTGGCGGCACCCGCGGTGACTGGGCAACAAATCACGGAGGGAATGCGGACACTGCGCGCCGCGTCCCTCGCGGAGCGCCGCGCCGCGTACCTGACCGGCCGTCTCGAGGCTCAGCGAGCCTGGTACGCCGAGCGATCCCTGTCGAACAGGGCGCGGGCGACCCGCTGGTCGGTCAGCATGCTCGTGCTGGAGATCGTCGGGGTGACCCTGGCGGTGTCGAGGGCTGCCGGGCTGACCGACCTCGACCTGCTCGGAGTGGCCGCCGCAGCCGTCGCGGCCGTCGCGGCCTGGACGCAGACGCGGCAACACGCCGCGGTGGCGACCGCCTACGCCCTGGCAAGTCAGGAACTTGCCGCCATGGGGTCGCTGGCCACCCGGCTCGGCTCGGAAGCCGAGCTGTCGCGGTTCGTGAACGACACGGAGACGGCGATATCCCGGGAACACACGATGTGGCGAGCACGTCGACGCTGA